In one window of Haloimpatiens sp. FM7315 DNA:
- a CDS encoding HAD family hydrolase, whose amino-acid sequence MSIDSIIFDLDGTLWSAIEGICEAWKNVIPRHSDITKGITAKEMESCMGLQLDEIGEKLFPEFQKERQINLIKEFCEEEIIYLGKHGGKLFPKLEETLKALSEKYKLFIVSNCQDGYIQCFLKAHRLEKYFQDFECPGVTGLSKGENNKLVIKRNELKNPIYVGDTNKDAESAKIAGIPFVYARYGFGQVEKCDYDYVIDSFEELLSIDL is encoded by the coding sequence ATGAGTATTGATAGTATTATTTTTGATTTGGATGGAACTCTTTGGAGTGCCATAGAAGGTATATGTGAGGCATGGAAAAATGTGATACCAAGGCATTCAGATATAACAAAAGGTATAACAGCTAAGGAAATGGAAAGCTGCATGGGCCTTCAATTAGATGAAATAGGAGAAAAATTATTTCCAGAGTTTCAAAAGGAAAGACAGATAAATTTAATAAAGGAATTTTGTGAAGAAGAGATAATTTATTTAGGAAAGCATGGTGGTAAGTTATTTCCAAAGCTAGAAGAAACCCTTAAGGCTTTATCAGAAAAATATAAATTATTTATAGTAAGTAACTGTCAAGATGGTTATATACAATGTTTTCTAAAGGCACATAGGTTAGAAAAATATTTTCAAGATTTTGAATGCCCAGGGGTAACGGGATTATCAAAAGGTGAAAACAACAAATTAGTGATAAAGAGAAATGAACTTAAAAATCCAATTTATGTTGGAGATACAAATAAAGATGCAGAGTCTGCTAAAATAGCAGGAATACCTTTTGTATATGCAAGATATGGTTTTGGACAAGTTGAAAAATGTGATTATGATTATGTTATTGATAGTTTTGAGGAATTACTTTCAATAGATCTATGA
- a CDS encoding HD domain-containing protein encodes MLSLQEAERELQIGGELNPGSWVEHSRSVGLNAKLIADKISTLDSRKAYVMGLLHDIGRREGVKSIMHTIDGYNYMINLKEKDVARICLTHSFPIQDVETFLESLIVMMSKKFLSSFIKNALYDDYDRLIQLCDAISLPSGACIMEKRLIDVALRHGVPDFTVDKWKSFLGLKNYFDKLCGCDIYSILPNVMENSYKSLI; translated from the coding sequence ATGTTAAGTTTACAGGAGGCAGAAAGAGAGCTTCAAATAGGTGGCGAACTAAATCCAGGATCTTGGGTGGAGCATAGCAGGTCTGTTGGCTTAAATGCAAAATTAATTGCAGATAAAATTAGTACATTAGACAGCAGAAAGGCTTATGTTATGGGATTATTGCACGATATAGGCCGTAGAGAAGGCGTAAAATCAATTATGCATACTATCGATGGCTACAATTATATGATAAATTTAAAGGAAAAAGATGTTGCCAGAATATGTTTAACACACTCCTTTCCAATACAGGATGTTGAAACATTTTTGGAAAGTTTGATTGTAATGATGAGCAAAAAGTTTTTGTCTTCTTTTATAAAAAATGCTTTATACGATGATTATGATAGGTTAATACAATTATGTGATGCAATATCACTTCCGAGTGGGGCTTGTATAATGGAGAAAAGGCTAATTGATGTGGCTTTAAGGCATGGCGTGCCTGATTTTACTGTGGATAAATGGAAATCCTTTTTAGGGTTAAAAAATTACTTTGATAAATTATGTGGCTGCGATATATATTCAATACTGCCAAATGTGATGGAAAATTCTTATAAAAGTTTAATATAA
- a CDS encoding GNAT family N-acetyltransferase, whose translation MKRVDKMRLETKRTILRPFEEKDLKDLYEYCSQKGVGEMAGWKHHKSLLSSKIVLNRNIKNSNIFAIENRENSKVIGHIAVNIDSEEGRDDTKELGFVLNNNYQNKGIMSEVVYGILEYLFSNNIEYVYACCFQNNIPCRKLIEKCGFNFEREGSFYSESLNKNFKSYEYVYSKDNWTSRK comes from the coding sequence ATGAAAAGAGTTGATAAAATGAGGCTAGAAACTAAAAGAACAATTTTAAGACCCTTTGAAGAAAAAGATTTAAAAGATTTATATGAATATTGCAGCCAGAAAGGCGTTGGAGAAATGGCAGGGTGGAAACATCATAAGAGTTTATTATCCTCAAAGATTGTTTTGAACAGAAATATTAAAAACTCAAATATTTTTGCAATAGAAAATAGAGAAAATTCAAAGGTAATTGGCCATATAGCAGTAAATATTGATTCTGAAGAGGGGAGGGATGATACAAAAGAACTTGGATTTGTATTAAATAACAATTATCAAAATAAAGGAATTATGTCAGAGGTGGTTTATGGAATTTTAGAGTATTTATTTTCCAATAATATAGAATATGTTTATGCTTGTTGTTTTCAAAATAATATACCTTGTAGAAAGTTAATTGAAAAATGTGGTTTTAATTTTGAGAGAGAGGGCTCATTTTATTCAGAGTCATTAAACAAGAATTTTAAGTCTTATGAGTATGTTTATAGTAAAGATAATTGGACAAGCAGGAAATAA
- a CDS encoding bacteriohemerythrin, protein MKWKNNYNTGIEEIDNQHKNLFRIANDAFSLLQDKFCIDKYDKIVDIIKELQDYTVYHFNSEEEYMKKIKYKKLISHKVEHDCFVKKIKEIDLNKIDSNQDKYILEILNFVVEWISHHIITQDKLIG, encoded by the coding sequence ATCAAATGGAAGAATAATTATAATACTGGTATAGAAGAAATAGATAACCAGCACAAAAATTTATTTAGAATTGCAAATGATGCTTTTTCTCTTTTACAAGACAAATTTTGCATAGACAAATACGACAAAATTGTAGATATTATTAAAGAACTACAAGATTATACAGTATACCATTTTAATTCTGAGGAAGAATACATGAAAAAAATTAAATATAAAAAATTAATTTCCCATAAAGTAGAACATGATTGCTTTGTTAAAAAAATTAAGGAAATTGATTTAAATAAAATTGATTCAAATCAAGATAAGTATATTTTAGAAATACTTAATTTTGTAGTTGAATGGATATCACATCATATTATTACACAGGACAAGCTTATTGGATAA
- a CDS encoding class I SAM-dependent methyltransferase, whose protein sequence is MLDYKKMRESEYVEKQYENILSLNERQNFHEKYSINKEGFKSWLYKQYEFTKMCSILELGSGKGDLWKNHISDIVPEFKLVLSDFSDGMVEYLRNEYDKFPVDIKKIDIQDIPYDNDTFDIIIANSMLYHIPNIDKALCEVYRVLKKVVNFIQPLSEKMV, encoded by the coding sequence ATGTTAGATTATAAAAAGATGAGAGAAAGCGAATACGTAGAGAAGCAATATGAAAATATTTTGTCTTTGAATGAACGCCAAAATTTCCATGAAAAGTATAGTATAAATAAAGAAGGGTTTAAGTCATGGCTATATAAACAATATGAATTTACAAAGATGTGCAGTATTTTAGAACTAGGTAGTGGTAAAGGCGATTTGTGGAAAAATCATATTAGTGATATAGTTCCTGAGTTTAAACTTGTTTTGTCTGATTTTTCTGATGGAATGGTGGAATATTTGCGAAATGAATATGACAAATTCCCTGTGGATATAAAAAAGATTGATATTCAAGATATACCCTATGATAATGATACCTTTGATATAATAATTGCAAACTCAATGCTATATCATATACCTAACATAGACAAAGCACTGTGTGAAGTTTATAGGGTATTAAAAAAGGTGGTAAATTTTATACAGCCACTTTCGGAGAAAATGGTCTAA